In Choloepus didactylus isolate mChoDid1 chromosome 18, mChoDid1.pri, whole genome shotgun sequence, a single genomic region encodes these proteins:
- the LOC119513394 gene encoding keratin, type I cytoskeletal 14 isoform X3, which yields MTTCSRQFTSSSSMKGSCGIGGGIGGGSSRISSVLTGGSYRAPSTYGGLSVSSSRFSSGGACGIGGGYGGGFSSGSSSFGGALGGGFGGGYGGGLGAGFGGALGAGFGGGLGGGDGLLVGSEKITMQNLNDRLASYLDKVRALEEANTDLEVKIRDWYQKQRPAETRDYTPYFNTIEDLRNKIIAANIDNSNIVLQIDNARLAADDFRTKFETEQALRMSVEADINGLRRVLDELTLARADLEMQIESLKEELAYLRKNHEEEMKSLQGHVGGDVNVEMDAAPGVDLSRILNEMRDQYEKMAEKNRKDAEDWFFSKTEELNREVATNSELVQSGKSEISELRRTIQNLEIELQSQLSMKASLENSLEETKGRYCMQLAQIQEMIGSVEEQLAQLRCEMEQQSQEYKILLDVKTRLEQEIATYRRLLEGEDAQLTSSLPSFPVTSSSRQVRTKVVDVHDGKVVSTHEQILRTKN from the exons ATGACCACCTGCAGCCGCCAGTTCACCTCCTCCAGCTCCATGAAGGGCTCCTGTGGCATTGGTGGTGGCATCGGCGGCGGCTCCAGCCGCATCTCCTCTGTCCTGACTGGAGGATCCTATCGGGCCCCCAGCACCTACGGGGGCCTGTCGGTCTCCTCCTCCCGCTTCTCCTCCGGGGGAGCCTGCGGGATTGGAGGCGGCTATGGCGGCGGCTtcagcagcggcagcagcagctTTGGTGGGGCCCTGGGTGGCGGCTTTGGTGGGGGATATGGTGGTGGCCTGGGTGCCGGCTTCGGCGGTGCCTTGGGTGCTGGCTTCGGTGGTGGtttaggtggtggtgatgggctCCTAGTGGGCAGTGAGAAGATCACCATGCAGAACCTCAACGACCGCCTGGCCTCCTACCTGGACAAGGTGCGTGCCCTGGAGGAGGCCAACACCGACCTGGAGGTGAAGATCCGTGACTGGTACCAGAAGCAGCGGCCTGCCGAGACCAGGGATTATACCCCCTACTTCAACACCATCGAGGACCTGCGGAACAag ATCATTGCAGCCAACATTGATAATTCCAACATCGTCCTGCAGATTGACAATGCCCGCCTGGCCGCTGATGACTTCCGCACCAA GTTTGAGACGGAGCAGGCCCTGCGCATGAGCGTGGAGGCTGACATCAACGGCCTGCGCAGGGTGCTGGACGAGCTGACCCTGGCCAGGGCCGACCTGGAGATGCAGATTGAAAGCCTGAAGGAGGAGCTGGCCTACCTGAGGAAGAACCACGAGGAG GAGATGAAGTCCCTGCAAGGCCATGTGGGTGGAGACGTCAACGTGGAGATGGACGCGGCCCCCGGCGTGGACCTGAGCCGTATTCTGAACGAGATGCGCGACCAGTACGAGAAGATGGCGGAGAAGAACCGCAAGGACGCCGAGGACTGGTTCTTCAGCAAG ACAGAGGAGCTGAACCGCGAGGTGGCCACCAACAGCGAGCTGGTGCAGAGTGGCAAGAGCGAGATCTCTGAGCTCCGGCGCACTATTCAGAACCTAGAGATCGAGCTGCAGTCCCAGCTCAGCATG AAAGCATCCCTGGAGAACAGCCTGGAGGAGACCAAAGGCCGCTACTGTATGCAGCTGGCCCAGATCCAGGAGATGATCGGCAGCGTGGAGGAGCAGCTGGCCCAGCTGCGCTGCGAGATggagcagcagagccaggaaTACAAGATCCTGCTGGACGTGAAGACGCGGCTGGAGCAGGAGATCGCCACCTACCGCCGCCTGCTGGAGGGCGAGGATGCCCAGT TAActtcctctctcccctctttcCCAGTGACCTCTTCCAGCCGCCAGGTCCGCACCAAGGTTGTGGATGTGCATGATGGCAAGGTGGTGTCCACCCACGAGCAGATCCTTCGCACCAAGAACTAA
- the LOC119513394 gene encoding keratin, type I cytoskeletal 14 isoform X2 — translation MTTCSRQFTSSSSMKGSCGIGGGIGGGSSRISSVLTGGSYRAPSTYGGLSVSSSRFSSGGACGIGGGYGGGFSSGSSSFGGALGGGFGGGYGGGLGAGFGGALGAGFGGGLGGGDGLLVGSEKITMQNLNDRLASYLDKVRALEEANTDLEVKIRDWYQKQRPAETRDYTPYFNTIEDLRNKIIAANIDNSNIVLQIDNARLAADDFRTKFETEQALRMSVEADINGLRRVLDELTLARADLEMQIESLKEELAYLRKNHEEEMKSLQGHVGGDVNVEMDAAPGVDLSRILNEMRDQYEKMAEKNRKDAEDWFFSKTEELNREVATNSELVQSGKSEISELRRTIQNLEIELQSQLSMKASLENSLEETKGRYCMQLAQIQEMIGSVEEQLAQLRCEMEQQSQEYKILLDVKTRLEQEIATYRRLLEGEDAHLSSQFSSGSQSSRDVTSSSRQVRTKVVDVHDGKVVSTHEQILRTKN, via the exons ATGACCACCTGCAGCCGCCAGTTCACCTCCTCCAGCTCCATGAAGGGCTCCTGTGGCATTGGTGGTGGCATCGGCGGCGGCTCCAGCCGCATCTCCTCTGTCCTGACTGGAGGATCCTATCGGGCCCCCAGCACCTACGGGGGCCTGTCGGTCTCCTCCTCCCGCTTCTCCTCCGGGGGAGCCTGCGGGATTGGAGGCGGCTATGGCGGCGGCTtcagcagcggcagcagcagctTTGGTGGGGCCCTGGGTGGCGGCTTTGGTGGGGGATATGGTGGTGGCCTGGGTGCCGGCTTCGGCGGTGCCTTGGGTGCTGGCTTCGGTGGTGGtttaggtggtggtgatgggctCCTAGTGGGCAGTGAGAAGATCACCATGCAGAACCTCAACGACCGCCTGGCCTCCTACCTGGACAAGGTGCGTGCCCTGGAGGAGGCCAACACCGACCTGGAGGTGAAGATCCGTGACTGGTACCAGAAGCAGCGGCCTGCCGAGACCAGGGATTATACCCCCTACTTCAACACCATCGAGGACCTGCGGAACAag ATCATTGCAGCCAACATTGATAATTCCAACATCGTCCTGCAGATTGACAATGCCCGCCTGGCCGCTGATGACTTCCGCACCAA GTTTGAGACGGAGCAGGCCCTGCGCATGAGCGTGGAGGCTGACATCAACGGCCTGCGCAGGGTGCTGGACGAGCTGACCCTGGCCAGGGCCGACCTGGAGATGCAGATTGAAAGCCTGAAGGAGGAGCTGGCCTACCTGAGGAAGAACCACGAGGAG GAGATGAAGTCCCTGCAAGGCCATGTGGGTGGAGACGTCAACGTGGAGATGGACGCGGCCCCCGGCGTGGACCTGAGCCGTATTCTGAACGAGATGCGCGACCAGTACGAGAAGATGGCGGAGAAGAACCGCAAGGACGCCGAGGACTGGTTCTTCAGCAAG ACAGAGGAGCTGAACCGCGAGGTGGCCACCAACAGCGAGCTGGTGCAGAGTGGCAAGAGCGAGATCTCTGAGCTCCGGCGCACTATTCAGAACCTAGAGATCGAGCTGCAGTCCCAGCTCAGCATG AAAGCATCCCTGGAGAACAGCCTGGAGGAGACCAAAGGCCGCTACTGTATGCAGCTGGCCCAGATCCAGGAGATGATCGGCAGCGTGGAGGAGCAGCTGGCCCAGCTGCGCTGCGAGATggagcagcagagccaggaaTACAAGATCCTGCTGGACGTGAAGACGCGGCTGGAGCAGGAGATCGCCACCTACCGCCGCCTGCTGGAGGGCGAGGATGCCCA CCTCTCCTCCCAGTTCTCCTCTGGCTCTCAGTCCTCCAGAGATG TGACCTCTTCCAGCCGCCAGGTCCGCACCAAGGTTGTGGATGTGCATGATGGCAAGGTGGTGTCCACCCACGAGCAGATCCTTCGCACCAAGAACTAA
- the LOC119513394 gene encoding keratin, type I cytoskeletal 14 isoform X1, translated as MTTCSRQFTSSSSMKGSCGIGGGIGGGSSRISSVLTGGSYRAPSTYGGLSVSSSRFSSGGACGIGGGYGGGFSSGSSSFGGALGGGFGGGYGGGLGAGFGGALGAGFGGGLGGGDGLLVGSEKITMQNLNDRLASYLDKVRALEEANTDLEVKIRDWYQKQRPAETRDYTPYFNTIEDLRNKIIAANIDNSNIVLQIDNARLAADDFRTKFETEQALRMSVEADINGLRRVLDELTLARADLEMQIESLKEELAYLRKNHEEEMKSLQGHVGGDVNVEMDAAPGVDLSRILNEMRDQYEKMAEKNRKDAEDWFFSKTEELNREVATNSELVQSGKSEISELRRTIQNLEIELQSQLSMKASLENSLEETKGRYCMQLAQIQEMIGSVEEQLAQLRCEMEQQSQEYKILLDVKTRLEQEIATYRRLLEGEDAHLATLFLHSLSSQFSSGSQSSRDVTSSSRQVRTKVVDVHDGKVVSTHEQILRTKN; from the exons ATGACCACCTGCAGCCGCCAGTTCACCTCCTCCAGCTCCATGAAGGGCTCCTGTGGCATTGGTGGTGGCATCGGCGGCGGCTCCAGCCGCATCTCCTCTGTCCTGACTGGAGGATCCTATCGGGCCCCCAGCACCTACGGGGGCCTGTCGGTCTCCTCCTCCCGCTTCTCCTCCGGGGGAGCCTGCGGGATTGGAGGCGGCTATGGCGGCGGCTtcagcagcggcagcagcagctTTGGTGGGGCCCTGGGTGGCGGCTTTGGTGGGGGATATGGTGGTGGCCTGGGTGCCGGCTTCGGCGGTGCCTTGGGTGCTGGCTTCGGTGGTGGtttaggtggtggtgatgggctCCTAGTGGGCAGTGAGAAGATCACCATGCAGAACCTCAACGACCGCCTGGCCTCCTACCTGGACAAGGTGCGTGCCCTGGAGGAGGCCAACACCGACCTGGAGGTGAAGATCCGTGACTGGTACCAGAAGCAGCGGCCTGCCGAGACCAGGGATTATACCCCCTACTTCAACACCATCGAGGACCTGCGGAACAag ATCATTGCAGCCAACATTGATAATTCCAACATCGTCCTGCAGATTGACAATGCCCGCCTGGCCGCTGATGACTTCCGCACCAA GTTTGAGACGGAGCAGGCCCTGCGCATGAGCGTGGAGGCTGACATCAACGGCCTGCGCAGGGTGCTGGACGAGCTGACCCTGGCCAGGGCCGACCTGGAGATGCAGATTGAAAGCCTGAAGGAGGAGCTGGCCTACCTGAGGAAGAACCACGAGGAG GAGATGAAGTCCCTGCAAGGCCATGTGGGTGGAGACGTCAACGTGGAGATGGACGCGGCCCCCGGCGTGGACCTGAGCCGTATTCTGAACGAGATGCGCGACCAGTACGAGAAGATGGCGGAGAAGAACCGCAAGGACGCCGAGGACTGGTTCTTCAGCAAG ACAGAGGAGCTGAACCGCGAGGTGGCCACCAACAGCGAGCTGGTGCAGAGTGGCAAGAGCGAGATCTCTGAGCTCCGGCGCACTATTCAGAACCTAGAGATCGAGCTGCAGTCCCAGCTCAGCATG AAAGCATCCCTGGAGAACAGCCTGGAGGAGACCAAAGGCCGCTACTGTATGCAGCTGGCCCAGATCCAGGAGATGATCGGCAGCGTGGAGGAGCAGCTGGCCCAGCTGCGCTGCGAGATggagcagcagagccaggaaTACAAGATCCTGCTGGACGTGAAGACGCGGCTGGAGCAGGAGATCGCCACCTACCGCCGCCTGCTGGAGGGCGAGGATGCCCA TCTTGCCACTTTGTTTCTTCACAGCCTCTCCTCCCAGTTCTCCTCTGGCTCTCAGTCCTCCAGAGATG TGACCTCTTCCAGCCGCCAGGTCCGCACCAAGGTTGTGGATGTGCATGATGGCAAGGTGGTGTCCACCCACGAGCAGATCCTTCGCACCAAGAACTAA